AAGAGCTCAAGTGTTGATTACAGAACCCATAAAAAACTTAAAAATTAAAGGCACATTTCATTTAGAAAAAGGCTATTACTATTTCCGAAATATTGATAATCGCATTCTTTTTGGAGGCGGGCGACACCTTGATTTCAAAGCGGAAGAAACAACAGAGTTAGCGCAAACAGAACTTGTAAAAAACAAGCTCAAAGAACTTTTAGAAACGACAATTTTACCCAATCAAAATGTAAATATTGACCAATATTGGTCTGGGATTATGGGAGTTGGTTCTCAGAAAAAACCAATAGTTAAACAATTAAGTAATAATGTGTTTTGTGGTGTTAGACTTGGTGGAATGGGTGTTGCTATTGGTAGCTTAGTTGGTAAAGAATTAGCAGATTTAGTGTAGAAGTAATAATGATTATTTTTAGTTCATATTAAGATAATGAATATCAAAAAACAATTATATAAAGAATCTGAAACAATTCTCTACAAACGTTTAGAAGTCATTCAGCATACTATTTCTGATATTCAAAAAGCATTACAATCCGAAACTAAAAGTTCTGCAGGAGACAAGCACGAAACTGGTCGAGCGATGCTACAATTAGAACGCGAAAAAGCAGGTAATCAATTAGCAGAATTACAAAAACAAATAGAACTACTTCACAAAATAAATACTGAAGCGTTGCATAACAAAGCCGTACTAGGTAGTATTGTAAAAACTACAGAGTTAAATTACTTTATTAGTGTAAGTGTTGGTGAAATAAAAATAGAACATGAATCTTTTTATGCGATTTCAGCCGCAACACCAATCGGAAGACTTTTAATTTCTAAAGAAGTAGGTGATGTAATTCAATTCAGAACGCAACAATTCAAAATTATTGAAGTTTTGTAAGTCTAACCACTACATTTTAACCATTAAATGATTTTAGTTTTCATAAGCGTTTAAGAGTATGTTGTCATTTCGACAGAGCGAGGAACGAGTGACGAGAAATCTCATAAATTAAGAGATTCCTCTTCGTACCTCATTCGGAATGACAAACGATTCTTAGGAAAGAGTTTCATTTGTTTTTTGACGTTTTTGTAACATAGTTCTATCAATTATTGTTTTAACTTCACGTTACAATTATTTGTTATGAAAAAACTGTTAACGTCATCTCTCTTTATAACACTATTTGCATTTAGTTTTGCTCAAAATTCTTCAATAGAATTTAAGATTAAAAACCTTGGGATTAATGTCGATGGATTTTTCAAAACTTTTACCGTAACCACAAAGTTTGACGATTCTAATACGCTTATAGACTTCAGCAGTGAAATTAAAGTAAAATCTATTGAAACAGGAATTGACAGCCGTGATGAGCATCTGTTAGAAGAAGACTATTTTCACACATCAAAACACCCGTTAATCACCTTAGATGTTGCAGAGTTATACAAAAAATCAAGCAGTAATTACACAGCAAAAGTGAATTTAAAAATTAAAGGAAAAGTAAAACAACTATCAATTCCATTACAATTGGAAATCACAAAGACACATAGAAAAATAACCTCTGAATTTGAAATTAATAGAAAAGACTTCGGAGTTGGTGGCAGCAGTTTTGTTATGAGTAAAACTGTAAAAATTAAGGTGGTTCATGTCGAAAATATTCAATGAGTAAAAACAAGTTTGATGTTATTATAATTGGTGGTGGATTGGCTGGATTAACTAGCGCAATTCATCTGTCAAAACATAACTTTGAAGTTTTACTGATTGAAAAAAACAGTTATCCAAAACATAAAGTTTGTGGAGAATATATTTCCAATGAAGTCCTACCATATCTAAAATATCTAGATTTTGATCCTTTTGAATTTGGTGCAAAAAAGATTTCAGAATTTGAATTAACCACACATAACAACAAGAAAATTTTAGCAAAACTCCCATTAGGCGGATTTGGAATGAGTCGTTACGAATTAGATTTTCAGCTTTTTAAATTAGCATTAAAGACAGGCGTTGAAGTCGTTCAAGATACGGTTACAGATGTTCAATTTGAATCTGATAGTTTTCAAATTTCAACAAAATCAAATGTACAGATAGAATCAAAAGTAGTTATTGGCGCTTATGGGAAACGCTCAAATCTAGACATTAAATTCAATCGTAAATTCATTACTAAAAAGTCACCGTATTTAGGCGTCAAAATTCATGCTTCAGGTGAATTTCCTGAAGAAAAAGTAGCACTGCATAATTTTAAAGGTGGTTATTGTGGCGTCTCAAAAGTGGAGAATAATCATATTAATCTTTGTTATATAACCAATTACGATGCGTTTAAAAAGTTTAAAGACATTGACACGTTTCAACGTGATGTCATGTTTAATAATTCAGAATTAAAAAGTATTTTTCAAAATACTAAAGTTGAGTTCGACAAGCCACTAACGATAAGTCAGATTTCGTTTGAGACCAAAGACCCCATCGAAAA
This DNA window, taken from Winogradskyella sp. PC-19, encodes the following:
- a CDS encoding 3-oxoacyl-ACP synthase; its protein translation is MNIKKQLYKESETILYKRLEVIQHTISDIQKALQSETKSSAGDKHETGRAMLQLEREKAGNQLAELQKQIELLHKINTEALHNKAVLGSIVKTTELNYFISVSVGEIKIEHESFYAISAATPIGRLLISKEVGDVIQFRTQQFKIIEVL
- a CDS encoding YceI family protein — translated: MKKLLTSSLFITLFAFSFAQNSSIEFKIKNLGINVDGFFKTFTVTTKFDDSNTLIDFSSEIKVKSIETGIDSRDEHLLEEDYFHTSKHPLITLDVAELYKKSSSNYTAKVNLKIKGKVKQLSIPLQLEITKTHRKITSEFEINRKDFGVGGSSFVMSKTVKIKVVHVENIQ
- a CDS encoding NAD(P)/FAD-dependent oxidoreductase, producing MSKNKFDVIIIGGGLAGLTSAIHLSKHNFEVLLIEKNSYPKHKVCGEYISNEVLPYLKYLDFDPFEFGAKKISEFELTTHNNKKILAKLPLGGFGMSRYELDFQLFKLALKTGVEVVQDTVTDVQFESDSFQISTKSNVQIESKVVIGAYGKRSNLDIKFNRKFITKKSPYLGVKIHASGEFPEEKVALHNFKGGYCGVSKVENNHINLCYITNYDAFKKFKDIDTFQRDVMFNNSELKSIFQNTKVEFDKPLTISQISFETKDPIENHMIMCGDTAGMIHPLCGNGMGMAIRSSQLASQLIIDYLQGKIEERKTLEKRYAKQWQKTFSLRLKVGHTIAYLFRQDWLAPKLLIMLRVFPFLAPLIIKMTHGKPMKI